The proteins below come from a single Holdemania massiliensis genomic window:
- a CDS encoding ABC transporter ATP-binding protein: MSEFIEFRDVRKVYKMGEVEIPALDGVSFQIKKGEFVVIAGASGAGKSTILNILGGMDTCTSGEIIVDGEEVSKMDARQLTTYRRYDIGFVFQFYNLVQNLTARENVELAVQICKNPLDVDQTIEAVGLRERRNNFPSQLSGGEQQRVAIARALAKNPKLLLCDEPTGALDYQTGKSILKLLQDTCRQQQMTVIVITHNLALTPMGDKVIRVKSGKIRSVEINEHPKPIGEIEW, translated from the coding sequence ATGAGTGAATTTATTGAGTTCCGGGATGTGCGGAAAGTGTATAAGATGGGTGAAGTTGAAATTCCGGCGTTGGACGGCGTCAGTTTTCAGATCAAAAAAGGTGAATTTGTCGTGATTGCCGGTGCTTCCGGTGCGGGCAAGAGTACGATTTTGAATATTTTAGGCGGCATGGATACCTGCACCAGCGGTGAAATCATTGTGGATGGAGAAGAAGTGTCCAAGATGGATGCCCGTCAGCTGACGACTTACCGGCGCTACGATATCGGCTTTGTCTTCCAGTTTTACAATTTGGTGCAGAATCTGACTGCCCGTGAAAACGTTGAGCTGGCCGTGCAGATTTGTAAAAATCCGCTGGATGTCGATCAGACGATTGAAGCAGTGGGACTGCGGGAGCGCCGGAATAATTTCCCTTCCCAGCTTTCCGGCGGGGAACAGCAGCGGGTAGCGATTGCGCGGGCGCTGGCCAAAAATCCAAAGCTATTGCTGTGTGATGAGCCGACGGGAGCACTGGATTATCAAACTGGCAAATCCATTCTGAAGCTGCTGCAGGATACCTGCCGTCAGCAGCAGATGACAGTCATCGTGATCACACACAACCTGGCCCTGACACCGATGGGAGATAAAGTGATTCGTGTCAAGAGCGGGAAGATCCGTTCCGTAGAGATCAACGAGCATCCGAAACCCATCGGGGAGATCGAGTGGTAA